The nucleotide window AAAACTATAACAGTAAACCAGCACCGAGTAAATTAGTTGCCCAGTTTGACAACCAATTGATAAAGATATTGATGGAGGACCTGAAAGCTTTCCATGATAAAAATCCAACTATCCGTAAAGCAGGTATACAGCAGAAACAAGCTGCCTAACCTATATCTACCTGTAAAATTCTTTTACATTACCTATTGAAAACGGTAAGGCCCTTTGTAAACAGAGGGCCTTATTTTTATCCACCGCCTTTTCATTTCGAACTAATTCCAGATTCAACCTTTCAAATATCCCAAAATTAATTCAGCGGCCTTAGCTGACGCGCCGGGGGTACCCATATACACGTCAAGTTCATCGTAATTAGTTAACATTTGGGTGCGATAGGCTGCATCATTTAATAGCAAGTTTAGTTCTGTAGCTATTTGCTGTGGGTTACAATCTTCCTGTATCAGTTCCTTCACTACCAGTTTATTCATAATCAGGTTTACAAGTGATATAAATTTGATAGATACCACCATGCGTGCAATAGCAATACTAATAGCGCCACCTTTATAAACCACTACTTGCGGCACATTAAATAAAGCCGTTTCCAGCGTAGCTGTGCCCGATGCTACAATTGCAGCTTCGGCGTGGGTGAGCAAATCGTAGGTGGCATTGAATACAACGGGTATTTCCTGCTTATCCACGTATTGATCGTAATAAGCTTTATCAAACGATGGCGCACCGGCAATTACAAATTGATGATGAGGGAACTGTGCTGTTACCGCCAGCATATCAGGTAATAACCTGCTGATCTCTTGTTTGCGACTACCGGGTAACAGCGCTATGATCCTCTTACCTGTCAGGTGGTATTCCTTAAGAAAACCTGCGGTAGGCTCAAATGCTGCTATGGCATCCAACAGCGGGTTGCCTACATAATCTACATGCATACCCCATTTGTTGTAAAAGTCAACCTCGAAGGGCAGGATGCAGAACATATGATCGACCACGCGTTTTATTTTCAGGACGCGTTTTTGGTTCCAGGCCCAAACTTTTGGCGAGATATAGTAGCAGGTTTTAAAACCTTGCGCTTTGGCAAAATCAGCGATCTTCAGGTTAAAGCCTGGAAAATCGATCAATATTACCACATCGGGCTGCCAGGCGCTAATATCTGTTTTGCATGCTTTCAGGTTTTTAAATATGGTGCGCAGGTTGGCCAATACTTCTACAAAACCCATAAAGGCCATATCAGCATAATGCTTTACCAGCCTACCGCCCTGGGCCTGCATTAAGTCGCCGCCAAAGTACCGGAATTCAGCTTCGGGATCGCGCTCCTTCAGTGCCTTCATCAGGTTGGCGCCGTGTAAGTCGCCCGACGCTTCGCCCGCTACCAGGTAGTACTTCATTTATTTATATCTGAAAAAATAAACCACTATTAAAAACACAAAAGTAACCAGCATAATACCCTGCACAGTCTTCTCCTGGTGCTTGCCGGCAAAGTAGCGCAATACACCCAGGTTTAAAGCTGCCACTATAAAGTATGGCAAGCCCCGGTTTGCCGTAATCCAGATAGGATGCATCACTACCTCAAAAATCAAGGCGGCTATAACGGGCAATATCAGCCCCATGATAATCCCGTTGGGTATGGTGTTTTTATTGAGCATTTGTTTGTTACTAACTATTAACCTCAATGCCGAAACAAGCTCAGCATGACGTATCTTTTTCATCACGTTTTCTTGCAGTGCCTAATAATCCGCCAGTACCAAAATTTTATCACTTATTGGCTGTATCCTTTCGCGGCCATTTAAAAAACCAAGACCAACCACAAAACTGAAGCCTGCTACTACGCCGCCCATTTCTTTTATCAGTTCACTGGCTGCGGTTACGGTGCCGCCGGTGGCCAGCAGGTCGTCGTGTATCAATATGTGCTGACCGGGTTCAAAGGCATCAGTATGCAGTTCAATAGTGGCGGTGCCGTATTCCAGTTTATACGCTTTTTGTTTAATGGTAAACGGCAATTTACCGGCCTTACGCACCGGGATAAACGGCACGCCTAACCGGCATGCCAAGGATAACCCAAACAAAAATCCGCGACTTTCAACCCCCGCAACTACATCTATTTTGGTATCTTTTAGTCGCTCGGTAAAAGCATCAAGTATCTTATCACAAAGTATAGGGTCTTTTAAAATAGGGGTGATATCCTTAAATACAATACCGGGTTTCGGAAAGTCTGGAATATCCCTTATGGCGCTTTTAATTTGTTGTTCTATCATTTAAAACTGATGTATGGTTCAATTTTACGCAAAATTCCGTCATCAATAATAGGAATGTTCTTTAAATCGCTCAGTTGAGTGTAGTCGCCATGTTGATTTCGATATTCAACAATGGCATTTTTTTGCTTGTAAGTCAAATAAGGGAATACCAGCAGGCGGTCTTTATCCGGGTGATTGATATTGATCTTGCTGATCTTCCGTGCATCAATCTTAATAAACGGCGCAATGTCTAAATACATTGCAGAATCTATCCCGTAAATTTCCTTCAATTGTTCTTTTTTGCAGAAACCACCCA belongs to Mucilaginibacter boryungensis and includes:
- the lpxB gene encoding lipid-A-disaccharide synthase, with amino-acid sequence MKYYLVAGEASGDLHGANLMKALKERDPEAEFRYFGGDLMQAQGGRLVKHYADMAFMGFVEVLANLRTIFKNLKACKTDISAWQPDVVILIDFPGFNLKIADFAKAQGFKTCYYISPKVWAWNQKRVLKIKRVVDHMFCILPFEVDFYNKWGMHVDYVGNPLLDAIAAFEPTAGFLKEYHLTGKRIIALLPGSRKQEISRLLPDMLAVTAQFPHHQFVIAGAPSFDKAYYDQYVDKQEIPVVFNATYDLLTHAEAAIVASGTATLETALFNVPQVVVYKGGAISIAIARMVVSIKFISLVNLIMNKLVVKELIQEDCNPQQIATELNLLLNDAAYRTQMLTNYDELDVYMGTPGASAKAAELILGYLKG
- a CDS encoding adenine phosphoribosyltransferase, whose product is MIEQQIKSAIRDIPDFPKPGIVFKDITPILKDPILCDKILDAFTERLKDTKIDVVAGVESRGFLFGLSLACRLGVPFIPVRKAGKLPFTIKQKAYKLEYGTATIELHTDAFEPGQHILIHDDLLATGGTVTAASELIKEMGGVVAGFSFVVGLGFLNGRERIQPISDKILVLADY